A portion of the Rhodanobacter sp. AS-Z3 genome contains these proteins:
- a CDS encoding DUF885 family protein, with protein sequence MPRNVTLSTLIGCLGIPCITTTMADANAGFRELSAHEWAWRQAQFAGADDEDTRALPADHLPRVDPATQAMRERVWAALLEQLNEIPLDALSDEEIVNYQVYRQQIETLLAEQRLCSWQMPLTGDTSFWGNLLFSARQPLRDVADGQRYLAWLGDIARYFDEQMANMREGLARGFSVPRISLTGRDHSLAEVAAASAEESVFYTPFRQLPASVSVHQHAALCDAALAAIRTVVIPAHAKLLGFMREVYMVQARDSIAASALPDGAAYYRTQIRKYTTLEIGPDEIHALGLREVAQLRTQMLECVSDAGFIGDLAAFIDCLRNDPSFYASRADELLKQAAWIANRVNGKLGHFFGRLPRQRFVIEAVPDDLAPFYTSGRGGPGYYLVNTWDLPSRPLYSLTALTLHEAAPGHAMQMPLAAEQEGLPAFRRECHLSAYDEGWALYSERLGVEMGLYDTPYDRFGYLSYQMWRACRLVVDTGLHHLGWSREQARACLRENTALSEHEVCTEVDRYIAWPAQALSYYLGQMAFVDARARAELALGERFDLRAFHDVVLALGSVPLPVLQQQVDRFIDHQRNHCPR encoded by the coding sequence ATGCCTCGCAACGTCACCCTGTCCACCCTGATCGGTTGCCTCGGCATTCCCTGCATCACGACCACGATGGCGGATGCAAACGCGGGTTTTCGCGAGCTCAGCGCACACGAGTGGGCGTGGCGGCAGGCCCAGTTTGCCGGCGCCGATGACGAGGATACCCGCGCACTGCCAGCGGACCATCTGCCGCGGGTTGATCCGGCCACTCAAGCCATGCGTGAGCGCGTCTGGGCTGCCTTACTGGAACAACTGAACGAGATCCCACTCGACGCCCTGAGTGACGAAGAGATCGTCAACTATCAGGTCTATCGCCAGCAGATCGAAACGCTGCTGGCCGAGCAGCGCCTGTGCAGCTGGCAGATGCCGCTGACCGGCGATACCTCGTTCTGGGGCAACCTGCTTTTCAGTGCGCGACAGCCACTGCGTGATGTCGCCGACGGCCAGCGTTACCTTGCCTGGCTGGGTGACATTGCGCGCTATTTCGACGAACAGATGGCGAACATGCGCGAAGGCCTGGCGCGTGGCTTCAGCGTGCCACGCATCAGCCTGACCGGGCGTGATCATTCGCTTGCCGAAGTTGCTGCGGCAAGCGCCGAAGAGAGTGTCTTTTACACCCCGTTCCGCCAGCTCCCCGCCAGCGTGTCGGTGCACCAGCACGCAGCGCTGTGCGACGCGGCGCTGGCAGCCATCCGCACCGTCGTGATACCGGCGCATGCGAAGTTGCTCGGCTTCATGCGCGAGGTCTACATGGTGCAGGCGCGCGACAGCATCGCCGCGTCCGCCTTGCCCGACGGAGCCGCGTACTACCGCACGCAGATACGCAAATACACCACGCTGGAGATCGGCCCGGACGAAATTCACGCACTGGGTTTGCGCGAAGTCGCCCAACTGCGCACGCAGATGCTTGAGTGCGTCAGCGACGCCGGTTTCATTGGCGATCTGGCGGCCTTCATCGATTGCCTGCGCAACGATCCCTCGTTCTATGCAAGCCGTGCCGATGAACTGCTGAAGCAGGCCGCATGGATCGCCAATCGGGTCAACGGCAAACTCGGACACTTCTTCGGCCGGCTGCCGCGCCAGCGCTTCGTGATCGAAGCGGTGCCGGACGATCTCGCACCGTTCTATACCAGCGGGCGCGGCGGGCCTGGCTACTATCTGGTCAACACCTGGGATCTGCCTTCGCGGCCGCTCTACTCACTCACCGCGCTGACCCTGCATGAGGCTGCGCCGGGCCATGCCATGCAGATGCCGCTGGCTGCTGAACAGGAAGGTCTGCCGGCCTTTCGCCGCGAGTGCCATCTCAGTGCGTATGACGAGGGTTGGGCGCTGTATTCGGAGCGGCTGGGCGTGGAGATGGGCCTGTACGACACACCCTACGATCGCTTCGGTTACCTCAGTTACCAGATGTGGCGCGCCTGCCGACTGGTGGTGGACACCGGCCTGCACCATCTCGGCTGGAGCCGCGAGCAGGCACGCGCCTGCCTGCGCGAGAACACCGCACTCAGCGAGCACGAGGTGTGTACCGAAGTGGACCGCTACATCGCCTGGCCGGCGCAAGCACTGTCCTACTATCTCGGCCAGATGGCCTTCGTCGACGCACGTGCGCGAGCCGAGTTGGCGCTCGGCGAACGCTTTGACTTGCGCGCCTTCCACGATGTCGTGCTGGCGCTGGGCTCGGTACCGCTTCCGGTATTGCAGCAACAGGTGGATCGATTCATCGATCATCAGCGCAACCACTGTCCGAGATGA
- a CDS encoding aldehyde dehydrogenase family protein: MDVQPSLIGGEWRAPESACKSFRAVDPSTGEAIGPAFPVNSALELEAALASASAVADELAAAPVARIAAFLDAYAHAIENDAATLVALAHAETALPGETRLAGVELPRTCRQLRLAAQAARDYSWTHPVIDTGGGLRSHYAPLHKPVLIFGPNNFPFAFNAVAGSDFASAIAARNPVIAKAHPSHPATSQRLAQLAHRALQHAQLPSAAVQLLYQFDSALGLQLAGDARLGAIGFTGSRHGGLALKAAADRAGIPAYMEMSSVNPVFMLPGALAERGEQLAQEFFASCTMGSGQFCTNPGLLVVPDGAAGDAFVGNALTLFAGAAPGVLFSRGVLEQLDASVTALRDWGAVCLTGASSAGLGYRYRPTLLQVSARAFLKNPRELQREAFGPTSLLVRARDTEEMLAVAASFEGNLTGTLYSANDGTDDAALAPLARALRPKVGRLIMNRMPTGVAVSPAMNHGGPYPSTSQAGFTAVGMPAAVRRFAALHCYDHVTDTLLPAELRDRNPANIARLVDGHWRDDDLATAGSATA, translated from the coding sequence ATGGACGTCCAGCCGTCGCTGATCGGGGGCGAATGGCGCGCCCCCGAATCCGCATGCAAATCGTTTCGCGCGGTCGATCCCAGCACCGGTGAAGCGATTGGCCCGGCGTTTCCAGTCAACAGCGCCCTCGAGCTGGAGGCGGCGCTGGCCAGTGCCAGTGCGGTGGCTGACGAGCTCGCCGCTGCACCGGTCGCACGCATTGCCGCTTTTCTCGATGCCTACGCCCACGCGATCGAGAACGACGCCGCCACCCTGGTGGCCTTGGCGCATGCGGAAACGGCACTGCCGGGCGAAACCCGTCTGGCGGGCGTGGAGCTGCCGCGTACCTGCCGGCAGTTGCGCCTGGCCGCGCAAGCAGCGCGTGACTACAGCTGGACCCACCCGGTGATCGACACCGGCGGCGGGCTGCGCTCGCACTACGCACCGTTGCACAAGCCGGTGTTGATCTTCGGACCGAACAACTTTCCGTTCGCGTTCAATGCCGTCGCCGGCAGTGATTTCGCCTCGGCGATTGCCGCGCGCAATCCAGTGATTGCCAAGGCGCATCCATCGCATCCGGCGACCAGTCAACGACTGGCGCAACTGGCCCATCGCGCCTTGCAGCACGCGCAGCTACCCAGTGCTGCGGTGCAACTGTTGTATCAGTTTGATTCGGCGCTTGGCCTGCAACTGGCCGGCGATGCACGGCTGGGCGCGATCGGCTTTACCGGCAGCCGGCACGGTGGACTGGCGCTGAAGGCGGCGGCGGATCGCGCCGGCATTCCGGCGTACATGGAGATGTCCAGCGTCAACCCGGTATTCATGCTGCCCGGTGCGCTGGCCGAACGTGGCGAGCAGCTGGCGCAGGAGTTTTTCGCTTCGTGCACGATGGGCAGCGGGCAATTCTGCACCAACCCCGGTTTGCTGGTAGTGCCGGATGGTGCCGCCGGCGACGCCTTTGTCGGCAACGCGCTGACGCTGTTCGCAGGCGCCGCACCCGGCGTACTGTTCAGCCGCGGCGTACTCGAGCAGCTGGATGCGTCGGTTACCGCCTTGCGTGACTGGGGTGCGGTCTGTCTCACCGGTGCTAGCTCCGCCGGGCTGGGCTATCGCTATCGCCCGACCTTGCTGCAGGTCAGTGCCCGCGCGTTTCTCAAAAACCCACGCGAACTGCAGCGCGAGGCGTTCGGACCCACCAGCCTGCTGGTGCGTGCCCGCGACACCGAAGAAATGCTGGCTGTTGCGGCTAGCTTCGAGGGCAACCTCACCGGCACGCTCTACAGCGCCAATGATGGAACCGATGACGCTGCCCTGGCGCCGCTGGCACGCGCACTGCGCCCTAAGGTCGGCCGACTGATCATGAATCGCATGCCCACCGGTGTCGCGGTGAGCCCGGCGATGAATCATGGCGGGCCGTATCCCAGCACCAGCCAAGCCGGTTTCACCGCCGTCGGCATGCCGGCAGCCGTCCGCCGCTTCGCTGCACTGCATTGCTACGATCACGTCACCGACACGCTATTGCCCGCTGAACTGCGCGACCGCAATCCCGCCAACATCGCCCGCCTGGTGGACGGCCACTGGCGTGACGACGACCTTGCCACTGCGGGGAGTGCCACAGCATGA
- a CDS encoding 2Fe-2S iron-sulfur cluster-binding protein, producing MKTVNVLINGQAVAIHAEASVAAAIAMAGPAGFRRSLSGQPRAPLCGMGVCFECRVRINDTEHVRACMTPVAEGMQVHTHD from the coding sequence ATGAAGACCGTGAACGTGTTGATCAATGGCCAGGCGGTTGCGATACACGCCGAGGCGAGCGTTGCAGCGGCGATTGCCATGGCCGGGCCAGCCGGCTTCCGGCGTTCGCTGAGCGGACAGCCGCGCGCGCCGTTGTGCGGCATGGGTGTGTGCTTCGAGTGTCGGGTTCGGATCAACGACACCGAGCATGTGCGCGCCTGCATGACGCCCGTGGCCGAAGGCATGCAGGTGCACACTCATGACTGA
- a CDS encoding FAD/NAD(P)-binding oxidoreductase produces the protein MTEHFDVLVVGAGPAGLAAAHAAAGHGVRVGLLDAQPRQGGQIWRHDARHGAPQAATNAITALANTPMPITWLAQHQVIGADEERLLIETPQAAVELSFGSLVVATGARELLLPFPGWTLPGVTGAGGLQALAKQGWPVQGKRVVVAGSGPLLWATAATLRRHGAHVLGIHEQASAAAVRAFAMQLWRWPARAVQAVQLRALLHDVSYHCGSFVRRAHGDTAVTAVEVVNARGVSRIDCDLLAVGYGLVPNVELPGMLGCTLDRHGTHPAVQVDGQLRTSVANIYAAGESCGIAGLPAARIEGRLAGHMAAGATAAATPLLGQRRRARRFAELLDRHFALNPQLQQLAELDTIVCRCEDVTLGALAGYTDARAARLATRCGMGACQGRICGTALAELGRFPCSGNRPPIFPARLATLAGSAIPSFLSHDSGDNHA, from the coding sequence ATGACTGAGCACTTCGATGTGCTGGTGGTGGGCGCCGGTCCAGCCGGATTGGCCGCCGCCCATGCTGCAGCCGGTCACGGCGTACGCGTGGGCCTGCTCGATGCGCAACCACGACAGGGCGGACAGATCTGGCGCCACGATGCCCGACATGGCGCGCCACAAGCTGCGACAAACGCCATCACGGCGTTGGCCAATACACCGATGCCGATAACCTGGCTGGCCCAGCATCAGGTGATCGGAGCCGACGAGGAACGCCTGCTGATCGAAACGCCGCAGGCCGCCGTCGAGCTTTCATTTGGCAGTCTGGTAGTGGCCACTGGCGCACGCGAATTGCTGCTGCCGTTTCCGGGATGGACCCTGCCCGGCGTGACCGGTGCCGGCGGGCTGCAGGCGTTGGCCAAGCAAGGCTGGCCGGTGCAAGGCAAGCGCGTGGTGGTAGCGGGCAGCGGACCGTTGCTCTGGGCAACCGCCGCGACCTTGCGTCGTCACGGCGCACACGTACTAGGCATCCACGAACAAGCCTCGGCGGCGGCGGTTCGCGCCTTCGCCATGCAACTGTGGCGCTGGCCGGCGCGCGCCGTGCAAGCGGTGCAATTGCGTGCGCTGCTGCACGACGTAAGTTATCACTGCGGCTCATTCGTACGCCGTGCACACGGCGACACGGCGGTCACCGCGGTCGAAGTCGTCAATGCTCGCGGAGTCTCCCGCATCGACTGCGATCTGCTCGCCGTGGGCTACGGACTGGTACCGAACGTGGAGCTGCCCGGCATGCTCGGCTGCACGCTGGACCGACACGGCACGCACCCAGCGGTGCAAGTGGACGGACAGCTGCGCACCAGCGTGGCGAATATCTATGCAGCTGGCGAAAGTTGCGGCATCGCCGGGCTGCCGGCCGCACGCATCGAAGGCCGCCTTGCTGGCCATATGGCTGCCGGCGCCACGGCAGCGGCAACCCCGCTGCTCGGCCAGCGCCGACGCGCGCGCCGCTTTGCCGAACTACTCGACCGGCATTTCGCGCTCAACCCTCAACTGCAGCAATTGGCCGAACTCGACACCATCGTCTGCCGTTGCGAGGACGTCACCCTGGGTGCCCTCGCTGGCTACACCGATGCACGCGCCGCCCGCCTCGCCACCCGCTGCGGCATGGGCGCCTGCCAGGGCCGCATCTGCGGCACGGCGCTGGCCGAACTCGGTCGCTTCCCGTGCAGCGGCAACCGCCCGCCAATCTTTCCCGCGCGACTGGCCACGCTGGCCGGTAGCGCCATTCCCAGCTTTCTTTCCCATGACTCCGGAGACAACCACGCATGA
- a CDS encoding FAD-dependent oxidoreductase, with product MSSYDLIVVGAGIIGASCANEASVAGLRVAIVEPGPIGGAATACSMGHLVAMDDDPAELALARYSLRRWESFVDLAEAEFSRCGTLWVARNDQEFASVAARAARLNASGGAAQSVDATTLYELEPALAPGLAGGMLVADEAVVYPPRVAQYLVHCAQQRGAFLHAGRSVRRLGRASVTLDDGSLLSGPVLLATGCALPRLLPQLPLRPRKGHLLITERYPGLLHHQVLELGYADSAHGDADSSVAFNVQPRPTGQILIGSSREFDVDDPAVSPAMLQRILRRAFQFMPALQPLQGLRAWTGLRPATPDGRPYLGAVPGHADLWVAAGHEGLGVTTALGSARLLIDLLLGHAPAIDPTPYAPARAMA from the coding sequence GTGAGCAGCTACGACCTCATCGTGGTCGGTGCCGGCATCATCGGCGCCAGCTGCGCGAATGAGGCCAGCGTGGCCGGCTTGCGCGTGGCCATCGTGGAGCCTGGCCCGATCGGCGGTGCTGCCACCGCCTGCTCGATGGGGCATCTGGTGGCGATGGATGATGACCCCGCCGAGCTGGCGCTGGCGCGCTATTCGTTGCGGCGCTGGGAGAGCTTCGTCGATCTGGCCGAGGCTGAGTTCAGCCGCTGTGGCACCTTGTGGGTAGCCCGCAACGACCAGGAATTCGCCAGCGTTGCCGCGCGCGCAGCGCGACTGAATGCCTCTGGCGGCGCGGCACAAAGCGTCGACGCCACCACGCTGTATGAACTCGAACCCGCGCTCGCGCCGGGGTTGGCCGGCGGCATGCTGGTGGCCGACGAGGCCGTGGTCTATCCGCCACGGGTCGCCCAATATCTCGTGCACTGCGCGCAGCAACGCGGTGCGTTTTTGCATGCGGGGCGCTCGGTGCGGCGACTGGGCCGCGCCTCGGTCACACTGGATGACGGCAGCCTGCTGTCCGGCCCGGTGCTGCTGGCCACGGGCTGCGCGCTGCCACGTCTGTTGCCGCAATTGCCGCTGCGTCCGCGCAAGGGGCATCTGTTGATCACCGAACGCTACCCCGGCTTGCTGCACCATCAGGTGCTAGAGCTGGGCTACGCCGACAGTGCCCACGGCGACGCCGACAGCAGTGTCGCCTTCAATGTGCAACCGCGACCGACCGGCCAGATCCTGATCGGTTCGTCGCGCGAATTCGATGTGGATGATCCTGCCGTATCGCCAGCCATGTTGCAGCGGATATTGCGACGCGCATTCCAGTTCATGCCCGCGCTGCAACCGTTGCAAGGTCTGCGCGCATGGACCGGCCTGCGGCCGGCAACGCCGGATGGACGTCCCTACCTCGGTGCCGTACCGGGGCATGCGGATCTGTGGGTGGCCGCCGGTCACGAAGGCCTGGGCGTTACCACGGCGCTGGGTAGCGCGCGATTGTTGATTGATCTGCTGCTCGGCCATGCGCCTGCGATCGACCCCACGCCTTACGCGCCAGCGCGGGCGATGGCATGA
- a CDS encoding Xaa-Pro peptidase family protein produces MSPLNSQRQIGGLDMATVRAELQRWPATSAPISRYEYGQRLHRARLLMRELGIDAVLITAGASLRYFTGIAWGASERLVGLLITARGNPIVICPTFEVGSLQCVLRIEADLRLWEEHESPHALVVQALQERFAGNLALDPTAAYTVATRLVDALGERRLTDASAIIDGCRMRKSVAELALMQQATAMTLYVQRLAAAVLHEGISNHELVRFIDDGHRTLGADNGSTFCIVQFGQATAYPHGIPGEQRLQRDDLVLIDTGCAVQGYNSDITRCYAFGLPDAQQAKIWSLEQAAQRAAFEAVRPGVTCEAVDAAARAVIERVGLGPDYRLPGIPHRTGHGCGLSIHETPYLVRGNRTVLQSGMCCSNEPMIVVPDHFGIRLEDHFHVTEDGAAWFTEPSPAFDQPFA; encoded by the coding sequence ATGAGTCCACTCAACAGCCAGCGGCAGATCGGCGGACTCGACATGGCCACGGTGCGCGCCGAACTGCAGCGCTGGCCGGCGACCAGCGCACCGATCAGCCGCTATGAATACGGCCAGCGCCTGCACCGCGCTCGCCTGCTGATGCGCGAACTCGGAATCGATGCCGTGTTGATCACCGCCGGCGCATCGCTGCGCTATTTCACCGGCATCGCGTGGGGCGCCAGCGAGCGTCTGGTGGGCTTGCTGATCACCGCCCGCGGCAACCCGATCGTGATCTGCCCGACCTTTGAAGTCGGCTCGCTGCAGTGCGTGCTGCGCATCGAAGCGGATCTGCGCCTGTGGGAAGAACACGAAAGCCCGCATGCGTTGGTGGTGCAAGCCCTGCAGGAACGCTTCGCCGGCAATCTGGCGCTGGACCCGACGGCGGCCTATACCGTGGCCACCCGGTTGGTCGATGCGCTGGGCGAACGCCGCCTGACCGATGCCAGCGCGATCATCGACGGCTGCCGCATGCGCAAATCCGTCGCCGAACTGGCCTTGATGCAGCAAGCCACCGCGATGACCTTGTACGTGCAGCGACTCGCGGCCGCCGTGCTGCACGAAGGCATCAGCAATCACGAGCTGGTGCGTTTCATTGACGACGGCCACCGCACACTCGGCGCGGACAACGGCTCCACCTTCTGCATCGTGCAGTTCGGCCAGGCTACCGCCTATCCGCACGGCATTCCCGGTGAACAGCGACTGCAGCGCGATGACCTGGTGCTGATCGATACCGGCTGCGCGGTGCAAGGCTACAACTCCGACATTACCCGCTGCTACGCGTTTGGCCTTCCGGATGCGCAGCAGGCAAAGATATGGTCGCTGGAACAAGCCGCACAACGCGCCGCGTTTGAAGCGGTTCGCCCGGGCGTCACCTGCGAAGCGGTGGATGCGGCCGCACGTGCGGTGATCGAGCGGGTCGGGCTGGGCCCGGACTACCGATTGCCCGGCATCCCCCATCGCACTGGCCATGGCTGCGGCCTGAGCATCCACGAAACGCCCTATCTGGTCCGCGGCAACCGCACCGTCCTGCAATCGGGCATGTGCTGCAGCAACGAGCCCATGATTGTGGTGCCGGATCATTTCGGCATTCGACTGGAGGATCATTTCCACGTCACCGAAGACGGCGCTGCCTGGTTCACCGAGCCGTCGCCGGCGTTCGATCAACCGTTTGCGTGA
- a CDS encoding dihydrodipicolinate synthase family protein, translating into MSKYTLWQGVIPAITTPFNADGEVDHDFLASHARTLLDAGCTGIVPLGSLGEAATLGFDEKVAIMRTLVAAVDERAPIIPGIAALSTDEGVRLAREAKAAGCAALMVLPPYVYSSDWREMSAHVTAIIEATDLPCMLYNNPVAYKTDFSPEQIAAIAAEHPNVQAVKESSGEIRRFAALKSLLGDRLHLLVGMDDALVEGVCMGATGWIAGLVNAYPKESVQLFELARSGGSAAAADLYAWFLPLLRLDTVPKFVQLIKLVQQMVGLGNERVRAPRLLIEGAEREHAIRVIKHAIASHPGR; encoded by the coding sequence ATGAGCAAATACACACTCTGGCAGGGCGTGATTCCTGCCATCACCACACCATTCAACGCCGACGGCGAGGTCGACCACGACTTCCTCGCCAGCCATGCACGCACGCTGCTCGATGCAGGCTGTACCGGTATCGTGCCGCTGGGTTCACTGGGCGAAGCGGCGACGCTGGGCTTCGATGAAAAAGTGGCGATCATGCGTACGCTGGTTGCCGCCGTGGATGAGCGCGCGCCGATCATTCCCGGCATCGCCGCACTATCCACTGACGAAGGCGTGCGCCTGGCGCGCGAAGCCAAGGCGGCCGGCTGTGCGGCACTGATGGTGCTGCCGCCATACGTGTATTCGTCAGACTGGCGCGAGATGAGCGCGCATGTGACGGCGATCATCGAAGCCACCGATTTGCCGTGCATGCTTTACAACAACCCGGTGGCGTACAAGACCGACTTCTCGCCGGAGCAGATCGCCGCCATCGCCGCCGAGCACCCCAACGTGCAGGCAGTGAAGGAATCGTCCGGCGAGATCCGTCGCTTCGCCGCGCTGAAATCCTTGCTGGGCGATCGACTGCATTTGCTGGTCGGCATGGACGACGCGCTGGTCGAAGGTGTCTGCATGGGCGCCACTGGCTGGATCGCCGGACTGGTCAACGCCTACCCGAAGGAATCGGTACAACTGTTCGAATTGGCCCGCTCCGGCGGCTCCGCTGCAGCCGCCGATCTGTACGCCTGGTTCCTGCCTTTGTTGCGGCTGGATACGGTGCCCAAGTTCGTGCAGTTGATCAAACTGGTGCAGCAGATGGTTGGCCTCGGCAACGAACGCGTCCGTGCGCCACGTTTACTGATCGAGGGCGCCGAGCGCGAGCATGCAATACGCGTAATCAAGCACGCGATCGCCAGCCATCCGGGGCGCTGA
- a CDS encoding proline racemase family protein: protein MHTVHVIDSHTGGEPTRVVIGGMPDLGEGSLAAQRQRFQQQHDHWRSAIACEPRGSNTMVGALLRPPVQAGSCTGVIFFNNVGYLGMCGHGSIGVVRTLMHMGRIGPGRHFLDTPVGTVGVELQADGRVAIDNVESYRHAANVSVSVRGHGTVRGDIAWGGNWFFITGDTPLPLEIHHQRELTTYTEAIRLALEATGITGANGEAIDHIEINAGTAAADTDARNFVLCPGLAYDRSPCGTGTSAKLACLAADGKLAPGAAWHQESILGSVFEGSYAVSERGILPRISGTAYVTGQGVLLIDDEDAFAWGSGAL, encoded by the coding sequence ATGCACACAGTCCACGTCATTGACTCCCATACCGGCGGCGAGCCGACCCGCGTCGTCATCGGCGGCATGCCCGATCTCGGCGAGGGTTCGCTGGCCGCGCAACGTCAGCGCTTCCAGCAGCAGCACGACCACTGGCGCAGCGCGATTGCCTGCGAACCACGTGGTTCGAACACCATGGTCGGCGCATTGCTGCGCCCGCCAGTGCAGGCCGGTTCCTGCACTGGCGTGATCTTCTTCAACAACGTCGGCTACCTGGGCATGTGCGGCCACGGCAGCATCGGCGTGGTGCGCACCCTGATGCACATGGGCCGGATCGGACCGGGTCGGCATTTTCTGGACACGCCGGTAGGCACGGTCGGTGTCGAACTGCAGGCGGACGGACGCGTAGCAATCGACAACGTCGAAAGCTATCGCCACGCCGCCAATGTATCCGTCAGCGTGCGCGGTCACGGCACCGTCCGCGGTGACATCGCCTGGGGCGGCAACTGGTTTTTCATCACCGGCGATACGCCACTGCCGCTGGAAATTCACCATCAGCGTGAGCTCACCACCTACACCGAAGCGATCCGGCTGGCGCTGGAAGCCACAGGCATCACCGGTGCAAACGGCGAAGCAATCGACCACATCGAGATCAATGCCGGCACGGCGGCGGCCGACACCGACGCGCGCAACTTCGTGCTGTGTCCCGGACTCGCCTACGACCGCTCACCCTGCGGCACCGGCACCAGCGCCAAACTGGCCTGTCTGGCGGCCGACGGCAAGCTGGCGCCCGGCGCGGCATGGCATCAGGAAAGCATTCTCGGCAGCGTCTTCGAGGGCAGTTACGCCGTGAGCGAACGCGGCATACTGCCACGCATCAGCGGTACTGCCTACGTCACCGGCCAGGGCGTGTTGCTGATCGACGACGAGGACGCGTTTGCCTGGGGCAGCGGTGCGCTGTGA